Proteins from a genomic interval of Undibacterium parvum:
- a CDS encoding PKD domain-containing protein — protein sequence MNKQTPQKPVLKTAIALAVMIVGGFSIYAGVTVDEKIDAQASNADRVTSKKMPSSAPVTAQAVAQSGPAVELVAQGQTSYNATKINTQFSPDTHNFSMPTAAPKRMSEEMMAQMELPASFVPNSAEGSTEGAPFSRINLKEFSSGEKAIALLGNDLDAVAKWYGMSSDAMRDLLVSDDTVHLDRKGRILHIDAGLESAVPAGAAAGSSMQQATTATTAAAATSASPFPLDQTFKLHTKPNSTRILYLNFTGDAANPAFSLDATPATYNDAERILIQKVWQRVVEDYAPFDVDVTTEKPAAPAGKVGMTVLITPRTHTAGGYAYLNSFGAFSTGTASTFCFPNNLANSEKPIAECVSHELGHTLGLSHQGTTSVAYYQGQGDGETGWAPIMGVGYYKNLTQWSKGEYANANNKEDAYAVMLKQGLKPLADDHGNTITTADAMLSKSANGYNNLSVSGVIGTPGDVDMFSFIAGAGTASFTVKGADLGGNLDVALQLLDSKGKVLASANADATLGSTISFALPAQGMYFLSVTGAGKGSATVSGYSNYGSLGQYSITGTSALSNGAPVTPPPTTVTPPAPVTPPPVTPPKPVTPAADARNVTVTFDARGASVAGATIKTYLWNFGDGTATASTALAIHTYTKVGTYTASLSVIDSLGRKFGTSMQVVIK from the coding sequence ATGAACAAGCAAACTCCACAAAAGCCAGTCCTCAAAACTGCCATCGCTCTCGCTGTCATGATCGTCGGCGGTTTCAGCATCTACGCAGGTGTCACTGTCGATGAAAAAATCGATGCACAAGCCAGCAATGCTGATCGCGTCACCAGTAAAAAAATGCCCTCGTCTGCGCCTGTAACAGCGCAAGCTGTGGCTCAGTCTGGACCTGCCGTCGAATTAGTAGCGCAAGGCCAAACTAGCTATAACGCGACCAAAATCAATACCCAATTTTCGCCAGATACACATAACTTCAGCATGCCAACGGCAGCGCCAAAGCGTATGAGTGAAGAGATGATGGCGCAGATGGAGTTGCCAGCCAGCTTCGTTCCAAATAGTGCGGAGGGCAGCACAGAAGGCGCGCCTTTCTCACGCATTAATTTAAAAGAGTTTTCGTCCGGTGAAAAAGCGATCGCCTTGTTGGGCAATGATCTGGATGCAGTTGCAAAATGGTATGGGATGAGCAGCGATGCGATGCGCGACTTATTGGTCTCTGATGACACTGTGCATTTGGATCGCAAGGGCCGCATATTGCATATCGATGCAGGTCTGGAAAGCGCCGTGCCAGCAGGCGCTGCTGCCGGCAGCAGCATGCAACAAGCAACTACTGCGACGACTGCTGCAGCCGCCACGAGCGCCAGTCCATTCCCGCTGGATCAAACCTTTAAGCTTCATACCAAACCAAATTCCACCCGTATTCTCTATCTCAATTTTACCGGTGATGCAGCCAATCCTGCGTTTAGCCTCGATGCCACACCAGCTACATACAATGATGCGGAACGCATCCTGATACAAAAGGTATGGCAGCGCGTGGTAGAAGATTATGCGCCTTTTGATGTCGACGTCACTACCGAAAAACCAGCCGCTCCTGCAGGTAAAGTCGGCATGACTGTCTTGATTACACCAAGAACACATACTGCAGGTGGTTATGCATATTTGAATTCTTTCGGCGCTTTCTCTACCGGAACTGCCAGTACTTTCTGCTTCCCAAATAACCTAGCCAATAGCGAGAAACCGATTGCTGAGTGCGTTTCTCATGAGTTGGGTCACACCTTGGGTCTGTCGCATCAAGGCACCACTTCCGTCGCCTATTATCAAGGGCAGGGTGATGGTGAAACCGGTTGGGCACCTATCATGGGTGTTGGCTATTACAAGAATCTGACGCAATGGTCAAAAGGCGAATACGCCAACGCCAACAACAAAGAAGACGCCTATGCAGTGATGCTTAAGCAAGGTTTAAAACCTTTAGCAGACGATCATGGCAATACCATCACAACTGCCGATGCAATGCTGAGTAAATCAGCTAACGGTTACAACAATCTCAGCGTTAGCGGTGTAATAGGGACACCAGGTGACGTTGATATGTTTAGTTTTATCGCTGGTGCTGGCACTGCAAGTTTTACCGTCAAAGGCGCTGATTTAGGTGGTAATCTGGACGTGGCATTGCAATTGCTAGACAGTAAAGGCAAGGTACTTGCCTCAGCGAATGCCGATGCCACACTGGGTAGCACCATCAGTTTTGCCTTACCTGCACAAGGGATGTATTTCTTAAGTGTCACTGGTGCCGGTAAAGGTAGTGCCACCGTCAGTGGTTACAGCAACTACGGTAGCCTTGGTCAGTACAGCATCACTGGTACTAGCGCCTTGTCGAATGGTGCGCCAGTTACGCCTCCACCAACCACAGTGACACCACCGGCTCCAGTAACACCACCGCCAGTGACGCCACCTAAACCAGTAACACCAGCTGCTGATGCCAGAAATGTGACTGTAACGTTTGACGCCAGAGGCGCTTCGGTTGCCGGTGCCACTATCAAGACTTATCTGTGGAATTTTGGCGACGGTACAGCAACTGCCAGCACTGCCTTAGCGATACATACCTACACCAAAGTGGGTACTTATACCGCATCACTCTCAGTAATTGATTCTTTAGGTCGCAAGTTTGGCACCAGTATGCAAGTAGTCATCAAATAA
- a CDS encoding alpha/beta hydrolase, with product MYLGYALKLAGIFLSIYAADALAVDEAASNKHAVAVIADSQFKLGNATIPMYISHDWALAQPEITQAVLMFHGRLRNADVYWRTAKNALAVAKQSPHSILIVPQFLADADIQKHALSEDFLHWQWEAWMGGEPANGPLAISSFEVIDALLNRLADRQRFPNMRSVVLAGHSGGAQIVQRYAVVGKAEALLKSHAISVRYVVANSSSYLYFNETRPFAKSASCEKFNQWKYGWEAAPDYVDSKSRANYETQYTQRDVVYLLGELDTNPQHPALDKSCSAELQGAFRLERGLHYFNYLQQRHPTMTQQRIVRVPGIAHDGDAMFESAAGISALFETATPKHEQSSRK from the coding sequence ATGTACCTCGGATACGCACTAAAATTGGCTGGCATATTCTTATCTATTTATGCTGCGGACGCTCTCGCTGTCGATGAAGCGGCCAGCAATAAGCACGCAGTCGCTGTGATTGCGGATTCCCAATTTAAACTGGGCAATGCCACCATTCCCATGTATATCTCCCATGATTGGGCGCTAGCGCAGCCAGAAATAACGCAGGCGGTACTGATGTTTCACGGCCGTTTGCGCAATGCGGATGTGTATTGGCGTACCGCAAAAAATGCGCTGGCTGTTGCCAAACAGTCCCCACACAGCATATTGATCGTGCCGCAATTTTTAGCCGATGCAGATATTCAAAAACATGCACTCTCTGAGGATTTCTTACATTGGCAATGGGAGGCGTGGATGGGCGGTGAGCCAGCCAACGGCCCCTTAGCAATCAGCTCTTTTGAAGTCATCGACGCGCTTCTGAATCGACTAGCCGACCGGCAGCGCTTTCCGAATATGCGCTCGGTAGTACTAGCAGGGCACTCAGGCGGTGCTCAAATCGTACAAAGATATGCAGTGGTCGGCAAGGCTGAAGCGCTACTAAAATCACACGCGATCTCGGTTCGCTATGTGGTTGCCAATTCCTCTTCTTATCTGTATTTCAACGAAACACGCCCCTTCGCAAAGAGTGCGAGTTGCGAAAAATTTAATCAATGGAAATATGGTTGGGAGGCTGCACCAGACTACGTCGATAGTAAAAGTAGGGCCAACTATGAGACGCAATACACTCAGCGCGATGTAGTGTACTTACTAGGGGAACTCGATACAAATCCACAACATCCAGCACTCGATAAAAGCTGCTCCGCCGAATTGCAAGGTGCGTTTCGTTTAGAGCGTGGCTTACACTACTTTAACTACCTACAGCAGCGCCACCCAACGATGACACAGCAGCGCATCGTCAGAGTACCGGGCATAGCGCATGATGGTGATGCCATGTTCGAATCAGCAGCAGGCATCTCGGCCTTGTTTGAGACAGCAACGCCTAAGCATGAGCAAAGCTCACGGAAATAA